TCTTTTGCTTGAACTGGCGGCTCCCTTTTTGCTGGGAGTGGCCGCATTCACGGGGATTCTGCTTTCCTCGACGGTGCTCTTCCCCCTGGTCACGGAGGTGGTTCGCCACGGGGTTGCGGGCTGGCAGGTGCTCGAGATCGTCCTGCTGCGTCTTCCCGAAACGGCTTTTTACACGTTTCCGATGTCGACCTTGCTGGCCAGCTTGCTGGCTTACGGTCGTCTGGCTGGTGACGGAGAATTGACTGCCTGGCGTGGGCTGGGCCTCTCGCCCTGGCGACTGCTGAGACCGGCGCTCTCATTCGCCCTCGTCGTCGCGGTGGCGACGATCGCCCTGAACGAGGGCGTGGTGCCCGTTGCTGCCTGGCAAGCCAAGGGCTTATTGCTGGCGGCCACCCACCGCAGCCCACTGCCCCGGGCGCAAGAGCACCTCTTCTTCCCCGAGCGAGAGGGGGGACAGCTCAAACGCTATTTCTACGCTCGCCGCTTCGATGGACGGGCCATGGCCGACGTGGTCTTGCAGGAATTCGAGGCGGGTCGTCTGGTCCGAATCGTTCAAGCACAAGTCGCCGAGCCCCTTGCGGCTGGCTGGCGCTTCCAGCAGGGGGTGGTGCATCAGGTGGATGCCCTGGGCGAGTTCCGCTACACGTTGCGCTTCACCGAACAGCAGGTGGAACTCGGCACGGATCTGCTTGCGATGGCGTTGGAGAACCGACAGCCGCTCGAGATGAACGCTCGGGAACTGGCCGAGCATACCGCCCGTCTGCGGCGAGCGGGCGTCGGTGAACGCGAACTGGGAGAGTTGGACGTGCTTCGCCACCAACGCCTGGCCATTCCCTGTGCCGCCCTGGTTTTCGCGCTGCTGGGGGCCGGCGTGGGCATTCGCCCCAGCCCGGCAGGAGCCACGATGGGGTTGGGCATCAGCATCCTGCTGATTTTCGCTTACTACGTGCTGATGTTCCTGGGCATGGCTGGGGGACAACTGGGCTGGCTCGCGCCCTGGTTCGCGGCCTGGCTGCCCAATCTGGCGGCCGGCGCCCTGGGGGCCTGGCGCGTGGGGAGATGGGTGGCCCGGGTCCCCTGACCTCGGCGCGAGGATGTGCGGGCTGACCTGGCGTGGCCGTGCTGGATCAGAGATAATGAAGCGTTGCCGTCACCACGTGGTGGCGGGCCAGGATTCACGCCTGTTTGTTTAGGAGCCGATCGTGACCACGATGACAGTGAAACAGCACGACTACAAAGTTGCAGACATTTCCCTCGCCGATTGGGGCCGCAAGGAAATCCGCATTGCGGAGAAGGAAATGCCCGGTTTGATGGCGCTGCGGGAGCGCTACAAGGGACAAAAGCCTCTCGCCGGGGCCCGCATCGCGGGCTCGTTGCACATGACGATTCAAACCGCCGTGCTGATTGAAACGCTGATCGACCTGGGCGCCGAGGTGCGCTGGTCCAGCTGCAATATTTTCTCCACTCAGGACCATGCCGCGGCGGCCATGGCGGCTGCCGGCGTGCCCGTGTTCGCCTGGAAGGGCGAGACCGAGGAAGAGTACTGGTGGTGCATCGACCAGACGCTGCGCTGGCCGGATGGGCGTGGCCTCAACATGATTCTCGATGACGGCGGCGACCTGACCCTGGTGGTGCATGAGAAGCATCCAGACCTGCTGGCCGAAGTGAAGGGCATTTCGGAGGAGACCACCACGGGCGTGCACCGTCTCTACCAGATGATGGAGCGCAACGAACTCAAGGTTCCGGCCATCAACGTCAATGACTCCGTGACCAAGTCGAAGTTCGACAACCTTTACGGTTGCCGGGAATCTTTGGCCGACGGCATCAAGCGCGCCACTGACGTCATGGTGGCGGGTAAGGTGGTCGTGGTGGCCGGCTACGGCGACGTCGGCAAGGGCTCTGCTCAGTCGATGCGTGGCTTCGGGGCTCGGGTGCTGGTGACGGAAATCGACCCGATTTGTGCCCTCCAGGCGGCGATGGAAGGCTTCGAAGTGGTCACGATGGAAGACGCGGCCCCCGTGGCCGACATTTTCGTCACGGCAACGGGCTGCCACGGCATCATCCGGCCCGAGCACCTGCAAGTGATGAAGGACGACGCGATCATCTGCAACATCGGTCACTTCGACTGTGAGATCGACATCGCCTGGCTGGAAGCCAACGCCAAGAAGGATACGGTCAAGCCGCAAGTGGACCGCTACACCCTCGACAACGGTCGCGGCGTGATTGTGTTGGCATCTGGTCGCCTGGTCAACCTCGGCTGCGCGACGGGACACCCCTCGTTCGTGATGAGCACCTCGTTCACGAACCAGGTGCTGGCCCAGATTTCCCTTTGGAAGGACAGCTACCCGCTGGGCGTCCACGTGTTGCCCAAGAAACTGGACGAGGAGGTGGCCCGCCTTCACCTGGAGAAGCTGGGCGTGAAGCTGACCCGTCTGACCCACGATCAGGCGGACTATCTGGGCTTGCCGGTCGATGGGCCGTACAAGCCGAGCCACTACCGCTACTGACCGGGGTTGACGCGTCCTCGTCGGTGCAGACCGACTGAGCCGTCCTCTCCTGCCTGTGCGGGGCCCATCTCAGGATGGGCCCCGTCTTTGCGTTCAGGGTAAAGCTGCACTTTCCCCCTCGAAACGTTGGGTGTGTTCCCCGCCTGGCCGGCTGACTTCCAGCAACACGCCCTGCCAGCTGTCGGCGTCAGCGTGTTGAATGATGTCCGCCAGGGAGAGCATGCCGACCAGTTGTCGCTCGTCCGAGACGATTGGCAAGCGACGCACCCGGTGCCGACGCATCACGGCTTCGGCCTCGCTTAACGAAGTCTCTGGAAATACGGTGAGCACTGGTTCGTGGGTACAGACTTCCCCCGCTGTCACGTGGCGCACGTCCGAGCCCTCGGCCACCGCCCGCACGGTGATGTCCCGGTCCGTCAGGATCCCGCGCAGACTGCCGTCGGGTTCCACGATCGGCAAGACCCCGATGTCTTCCTGCTTCAGGATGCGCGCGGCTTCCGGTAGCAGGGTCGCCGGGGTCACGGCCACCACATGGCGAGTCATGAGGTCCTTGACTCGCGCGCCTGCACCCCTGCTTCTGACTCTGGCCTGACCTGCCTGACCGGAGGTTCGCGCGGACCTGGATTCCGACTTTTTGGCTTTGGAGACGCTCATGCTACTTGCTCCTCCTGGATGTACGGACCGAGGGCGCCTTGCCGTCGCAGGGGCAGGGCCGACCTTCGGAGCCAGTCGCGATTCTAAGCCGGACACCGTCTCGAATGCGACGGACAGCGGAGCCCTTCCAGTCTCGTCGCGCTGGTCTGAACCCTTCCGGCTGACGAGGCACCCCGTGGCGTCCGCTTGGAGAGGGGCGCATGAAAAAACGCCGGAGAGTGGTCTCTCCGGCGTGGGCGCGGTGGGTTGGCAACCTTGCTGTCAGTAGGTCACCAGCCGGACGAACCGCTGGGCGTTGTCGACCCAGCGGGTCGTGGTGGTCACGTTGGGCAAGCGATGGACGCAACGCTTGCCTGCCCCGAGGTCATTGGCGGAAGCGAGGCGTGCAGCCAGGGAGACCGAGTTGCGACGTGCCAGTTCCAGCACGGTATCGACACCAGCCAGTTCGAGCAGGCGGGCGTACTCGGGGCCGCATCCCGTCACGCGCATCAGGTCTGCGTGGTTGATCCAGCGCAGGACCAGCTTCGGGCTGATTCCGGTGGCTTCGGCCAGCCGGCGACGGGCGCTGGGCGTGGTCCCTGCCAACAGCAGCTGGTTGACGGTCTTGATGCCTTGGGCATCGAGTTTGCTTTGATAGGTGGCCCCCACGCCCAAGACCTCGACGGTTCGGTAGACGACGGTCTTGTCGAAGACGAGGCTGCCTTCGTCTGTCAGCGACGCGCTGCGCAGGGACGCAGAAGTGGCGACGGCGAGCGGTTGGCCGACCGATGGTGCGCAGGCCCCGAGGGCAAGCGTGGAGAGGGCGAGGAATGAAAGCAGTGAATGGCGCATCTGTCTATCCTTGAATGGACGCCGTGAGGCGAT
The sequence above is a segment of the Candidatus Sericytochromatia bacterium genome. Coding sequences within it:
- a CDS encoding LptF/LptG family permease, whose translation is MTLLERSLLLELAAPFLLGVAAFTGILLSSTVLFPLVTEVVRHGVAGWQVLEIVLLRLPETAFYTFPMSTLLASLLAYGRLAGDGELTAWRGLGLSPWRLLRPALSFALVVAVATIALNEGVVPVAAWQAKGLLLAATHRSPLPRAQEHLFFPEREGGQLKRYFYARRFDGRAMADVVLQEFEAGRLVRIVQAQVAEPLAAGWRFQQGVVHQVDALGEFRYTLRFTEQQVELGTDLLAMALENRQPLEMNARELAEHTARLRRAGVGERELGELDVLRHQRLAIPCAALVFALLGAGVGIRPSPAGATMGLGISILLIFAYYVLMFLGMAGGQLGWLAPWFAAWLPNLAAGALGAWRVGRWVARVP
- the ahcY gene encoding adenosylhomocysteinase; this encodes MTVKQHDYKVADISLADWGRKEIRIAEKEMPGLMALRERYKGQKPLAGARIAGSLHMTIQTAVLIETLIDLGAEVRWSSCNIFSTQDHAAAAMAAAGVPVFAWKGETEEEYWWCIDQTLRWPDGRGLNMILDDGGDLTLVVHEKHPDLLAEVKGISEETTTGVHRLYQMMERNELKVPAINVNDSVTKSKFDNLYGCRESLADGIKRATDVMVAGKVVVVAGYGDVGKGSAQSMRGFGARVLVTEIDPICALQAAMEGFEVVTMEDAAPVADIFVTATGCHGIIRPEHLQVMKDDAIICNIGHFDCEIDIAWLEANAKKDTVKPQVDRYTLDNGRGVIVLASGRLVNLGCATGHPSFVMSTSFTNQVLAQISLWKDSYPLGVHVLPKKLDEEVARLHLEKLGVKLTRLTHDQADYLGLPVDGPYKPSHYRY
- a CDS encoding CBS domain-containing protein, producing MTRHVVAVTPATLLPEAARILKQEDIGVLPIVEPDGSLRGILTDRDITVRAVAEGSDVRHVTAGEVCTHEPVLTVFPETSLSEAEAVMRRHRVRRLPIVSDERQLVGMLSLADIIQHADADSWQGVLLEVSRPGGEHTQRFEGESAALP
- a CDS encoding DUF4332 domain-containing protein; its protein translation is MRHSLLSFLALSTLALGACAPSVGQPLAVATSASLRSASLTDEGSLVFDKTVVYRTVEVLGVGATYQSKLDAQGIKTVNQLLLAGTTPSARRRLAEATGISPKLVLRWINHADLMRVTGCGPEYARLLELAGVDTVLELARRNSVSLAARLASANDLGAGKRCVHRLPNVTTTTRWVDNAQRFVRLVTY